A single region of the Alteriqipengyuania flavescens genome encodes:
- a CDS encoding tetratricopeptide repeat protein, with product MNRRTQFLAPLAVAAMLAGCTLSPADRAQRAEDAMAQGDFAAAKLDLVTALKEKPGDAELLMLLARTQLELGDGEGALQTLGQLDTRDPQVRIMIGEAELVRGMPERAWQAVEGLATADAKRIQALAELALGDVAEAEARFVEGTTVSGPKARLLAEYARFELARGNRRQARDLVERAKLEDEDAFDVLLADGQIHAAQGRPADALTAFKAALARNSGNRAANIGRVAMLAETGKLDEAAAALESFAGEDERLDTAYLAALIAAKREKWNEVRDILQSREGQLADMPQADLLYAKALKQLDLGELARARLVPLLRRYPGQRDVRLLLAQVQYDAGDRAGALKTLEPVAGRGDASGPELALLARAARATGDRRAATFAGRAALPSGQRFAMRLSAADRALQDSDWTEAVAAYRDVLAMTDGKNAMVLNNLAYALGRTGKAGEGLDYAARAVRLAPDDAAVLDTAAMLMLETGRDRARALELLRKAARLAPGNAEIKRHLAEAERAN from the coding sequence ATGAACCGACGCACTCAATTTCTCGCTCCGCTCGCTGTTGCCGCTATGCTGGCAGGCTGCACGCTCAGCCCCGCCGATCGTGCCCAGCGCGCCGAGGACGCGATGGCGCAAGGCGACTTCGCTGCGGCCAAGCTCGACCTCGTCACCGCGCTGAAGGAAAAGCCGGGCGATGCGGAGCTGCTGATGCTGCTCGCACGCACGCAGCTCGAGCTTGGCGACGGGGAGGGGGCGTTGCAGACACTCGGGCAGCTCGACACCCGCGATCCTCAGGTGCGGATCATGATCGGCGAGGCGGAACTGGTCCGCGGCATGCCCGAGCGCGCATGGCAAGCGGTCGAAGGATTGGCCACGGCCGATGCCAAGCGGATACAGGCCTTGGCGGAACTGGCCCTGGGTGACGTTGCCGAAGCGGAGGCTCGCTTCGTCGAAGGGACGACCGTCAGCGGACCAAAAGCCCGCCTGCTCGCCGAATACGCCCGCTTCGAACTCGCCCGCGGCAATCGCCGGCAGGCGCGCGACCTCGTGGAGCGCGCCAAGCTCGAGGATGAAGATGCGTTCGACGTCCTGTTGGCGGACGGACAGATCCACGCGGCTCAGGGGCGGCCCGCCGACGCGCTGACGGCGTTCAAGGCGGCTCTCGCCAGGAATTCCGGCAACCGGGCCGCCAATATCGGCCGTGTCGCGATGCTGGCGGAAACGGGAAAGCTCGATGAAGCTGCTGCGGCACTGGAAAGTTTCGCCGGTGAGGACGAGCGGCTCGACACGGCTTATCTCGCAGCGCTTATCGCGGCCAAGCGCGAGAAGTGGAACGAGGTGCGGGATATATTGCAATCGCGTGAAGGACAGCTGGCAGATATGCCGCAGGCCGACCTGCTTTACGCGAAGGCGCTGAAGCAGCTCGACCTCGGCGAGCTCGCCCGCGCCCGGCTCGTCCCTTTGCTGCGGCGCTATCCGGGACAGCGCGACGTGCGCTTGTTGCTGGCACAGGTGCAATATGACGCGGGCGACAGGGCAGGGGCCTTGAAAACCCTCGAGCCCGTGGCGGGTCGCGGCGATGCGAGCGGACCGGAGCTTGCCCTGCTGGCCCGCGCGGCGCGGGCCACGGGCGATCGGCGAGCTGCGACTTTCGCGGGGCGCGCGGCGTTACCGAGCGGACAGCGCTTTGCGATGCGGCTTTCCGCTGCCGACCGCGCCTTACAGGATAGCGACTGGACCGAGGCGGTGGCTGCCTATCGCGATGTGCTCGCCATGACGGATGGCAAGAACGCCATGGTTCTCAACAACCTCGCCTATGCGCTGGGCCGGACGGGCAAGGCCGGGGAAGGGCTGGATTACGCCGCTCGCGCGGTCAGGCTCGCCCCCGACGACGCTGCCGTCCTCGACACGGCCGCCATGCTGATGCTGGAAACAGGACGCGACCGTGCGAGGGCGCTGGAATTGCTGCGCAAGGCAGCGCGGCTCGCTCCCGGGAATGCGGAAATCAAGCGCCACCTTGCCGAGGCCGAGCGCGCAAACTGA
- a CDS encoding TraB/GumN family protein, with protein sequence MKNLYRKLATGVAVISLCIAPGAMAQENARVEANVAAETPTGPALWSVSDEDTTIYLLGTVHLLRPETEWFRPYIAEALAASDEVVTEVFASEVEAAGPVAMQKAMLPEGTTLRSLMNDEDRAEYEATLNALGVPVETFDPFEPWFVAINLQIAPLMAAGFDPMAGVETQIEARAPAAATRSALETAAFQIDMFDSLPMESQLEYLDYNIDNFAESVTGLDALVGEWIKGDDDGVNTLLVPGLVNETIAKAVLADRNANWAEWIEERLDRPGTVFIAVGAGHLVGGSSVQAQLGSLGLTAERLH encoded by the coding sequence GTGAAAAATCTGTATCGCAAGCTTGCCACAGGCGTCGCCGTCATTTCCCTCTGCATTGCGCCGGGAGCCATGGCGCAGGAGAACGCCAGAGTCGAAGCCAACGTCGCGGCCGAGACGCCGACCGGGCCGGCCCTGTGGTCCGTGTCGGACGAGGACACCACGATCTACCTGCTCGGCACCGTTCACTTGCTGCGCCCCGAGACAGAGTGGTTCCGGCCATATATCGCCGAGGCGCTGGCCGCATCGGACGAGGTGGTGACAGAGGTGTTCGCCAGCGAAGTCGAGGCCGCAGGTCCTGTGGCGATGCAAAAGGCGATGCTGCCTGAAGGGACGACGCTGCGCAGCCTGATGAACGACGAAGATCGCGCCGAATACGAAGCCACGCTTAACGCGCTCGGCGTGCCGGTGGAAACGTTCGACCCGTTCGAGCCGTGGTTCGTCGCGATCAACCTGCAGATTGCGCCTCTGATGGCGGCCGGTTTCGATCCCATGGCCGGTGTCGAAACCCAGATTGAAGCACGCGCTCCGGCGGCGGCCACTCGCTCTGCGCTGGAGACGGCAGCGTTTCAGATCGACATGTTCGATAGCCTGCCGATGGAATCGCAGCTCGAATATCTCGATTACAACATCGACAATTTCGCTGAATCCGTGACCGGGCTGGATGCGCTGGTCGGGGAGTGGATCAAAGGGGATGACGACGGCGTGAACACGCTGCTGGTGCCCGGCCTCGTCAACGAGACCATCGCCAAGGCTGTCCTGGCTGACCGCAACGCCAATTGGGCGGAGTGGATCGAGGAAAGGCTCGACCGGCCCGGCACGGTCTTCATCGCCGTGGGCGCGGGCCACCTTGTCGGCGGCTCTAGCGTGCAGGCGCAACTGGGCAGCCTCGGATTGACTGCCGAACGGCTTCACTGA
- a CDS encoding TraB/GumN family protein has protein sequence MSFRAALSALLAALLLVGCGGAARDDERLSGSDGPALWEIRKDGALEGWLFGTIHALPDGTSWRTDRFDAAFDASDLLVLEITEYDSSFDRDEALQRLAITRGLPLPSQRLDKEDRPALRSAFAEAGLDEREFRNVESWAIALSLSSALSRADPANGIDRKLYGEARNRKDYPVVALEGAERQLGIFDRLPESAQLALLEGVAAEAEAESDEDGRVEHWRTGDLAKLEGEITSGYMAQPVLLAALLNDRNLDWMPRIATLLEAGPKPFIAVGAGHMLGDKALDRLLAEAGYEVVRIQ, from the coding sequence ATGTCGTTTCGCGCCGCCCTTTCCGCCTTGTTGGCAGCCTTGTTGCTGGTCGGGTGCGGCGGGGCGGCGCGCGACGACGAGCGGCTGTCCGGCAGCGACGGTCCGGCCTTGTGGGAGATCCGCAAGGACGGCGCGCTGGAAGGCTGGCTGTTCGGGACGATTCACGCCCTTCCCGACGGGACCAGCTGGCGGACCGACCGCTTCGATGCGGCCTTCGATGCGTCCGACCTGCTGGTGCTCGAAATCACCGAGTACGACAGCAGCTTCGATCGTGACGAAGCCCTGCAACGCCTCGCCATCACGCGCGGCTTACCACTGCCCAGCCAGCGCCTCGATAAGGAAGACCGCCCCGCCCTGCGCAGTGCCTTTGCAGAAGCCGGGCTGGACGAGCGGGAATTCCGCAATGTCGAAAGCTGGGCGATCGCGCTCAGCCTGTCGAGCGCGCTGTCCCGCGCGGACCCGGCGAACGGGATCGACCGCAAGCTTTATGGCGAGGCACGCAATCGCAAGGATTATCCCGTGGTCGCGCTCGAAGGTGCCGAACGCCAGCTCGGCATATTCGACCGCCTGCCGGAAAGCGCGCAGCTCGCCTTGCTGGAAGGTGTGGCGGCTGAAGCGGAGGCGGAAAGCGACGAGGATGGGCGCGTCGAGCATTGGCGCACGGGCGACCTGGCCAAGCTGGAAGGCGAGATCACCTCCGGCTACATGGCACAGCCGGTGCTGCTCGCCGCCTTGCTCAACGACCGCAATCTCGACTGGATGCCGCGCATCGCGACCTTGCTGGAAGCCGGACCCAAGCCTTTCATCGCCGTGGGCGCCGGCCACATGCTGGGCGACAAGGCGCTCGATCGCTTGCTGGCGGAAGCGGGTTACGAGGTGGTGCGCATCCAGTAG
- a CDS encoding helix-turn-helix transcriptional regulator translates to MHNQLKVLRAMRNWSQAELAGHLDVSRQAVNAIETGKHDPSLPLAFRIARLFEMPIEEIFNDQA, encoded by the coding sequence ATGCATAATCAACTCAAGGTCCTGCGCGCGATGCGAAACTGGAGCCAGGCGGAATTGGCCGGACATCTCGATGTCTCGCGCCAGGCGGTGAACGCCATCGAGACGGGCAAGCACGACCCGTCCCTTCCCCTCGCTTTCCGGATCGCCCGGCTGTTTGAAATGCCGATCGAGGAGATTTTCAATGACCAGGCTTGA
- a CDS encoding cistern family PEP-CTERM protein: protein MIRLLSTAAALSLIVATPALATPITLDESNVGESFTLSYGGFSDDRTIDGLGAEATFTLTGVTDHSFTFDYAVTNTTASGLTSRISSFAFNTDPDIARASSTGAFNYTLTDSKYPNGIGNVDVCFKAARTNSCAGNRGGVSEGNTGTGSLTLNFADIVDTISLSDFFVRYQSITGAGHVSSANGAGTPTSTSTSTTSGTTVPEPGMLGLFGAGLLGLGLMRRRRKPAVA, encoded by the coding sequence ATGATCCGTCTTCTTTCCACTGCCGCAGCCCTGTCGCTGATCGTCGCGACGCCTGCACTGGCAACGCCTATCACCCTGGACGAGAGTAATGTCGGCGAGAGCTTCACGTTGTCTTATGGCGGTTTTTCCGACGACAGGACGATCGACGGTCTCGGTGCGGAGGCGACGTTCACGCTGACCGGCGTGACCGACCACAGCTTCACGTTCGACTATGCGGTGACCAACACCACCGCCAGCGGTCTGACCTCGCGCATTTCCAGCTTCGCCTTCAACACCGATCCGGACATCGCCCGCGCATCGAGCACGGGCGCGTTCAACTACACGCTGACGGATTCGAAATATCCGAACGGCATCGGCAACGTCGACGTCTGCTTCAAGGCGGCGCGCACCAATTCCTGCGCAGGTAACCGAGGCGGTGTGAGCGAAGGCAACACCGGCACCGGCAGCCTGACGCTGAACTTCGCCGACATCGTCGACACGATCTCGCTGAGCGATTTCTTCGTGCGCTACCAGTCGATCACCGGCGCGGGCCACGTGTCCTCGGCCAATGGCGCGGGTACGCCGACATCGACCTCGACTTCCACGACCAGCGGGACCACCGTTCCGGAACCCGGCATGCTCGGCTTGTTCGGCGCCGGCCTGCTCGGCCTCGGCCTCATGCGCCGCCGCCGCAAGCCGGCAGTCGCCTAG
- the pth gene encoding aminoacyl-tRNA hydrolase — protein sequence MQIWTGLGNPGEKYAMHRHNVGFMVCDVLAEMHGFGALQKKFSGWAQEGRIGGEKILLLKPATYMNESGRAVGEALRFYKLGPDALTVFHDELDLAPFKVKVKQGGGTAGHNGLRSIDQHIGRNFRRVRIGIGHPGHKDRVTGHVLGNYAKAEQDALVQMLGAIGAEAEWLARGDDPRFMSEIALRMQD from the coding sequence ATGCAAATCTGGACCGGCCTCGGCAATCCCGGCGAGAAATACGCCATGCACCGGCACAACGTCGGCTTCATGGTGTGCGATGTGCTGGCGGAAATGCACGGCTTCGGCGCGCTGCAGAAGAAGTTTTCCGGCTGGGCGCAGGAAGGCCGCATCGGCGGCGAGAAGATCCTGCTGCTGAAACCGGCCACCTACATGAACGAAAGCGGCCGCGCGGTTGGTGAGGCGCTGCGTTTCTACAAGCTCGGCCCCGATGCCCTTACCGTCTTCCATGACGAACTCGACCTAGCCCCGTTCAAGGTGAAGGTGAAACAGGGCGGCGGGACGGCGGGTCATAATGGCCTGCGCAGTATCGACCAACATATCGGGCGCAATTTCCGGCGCGTGCGCATCGGCATCGGCCATCCGGGCCACAAGGACCGGGTGACCGGCCATGTTCTCGGCAATTATGCCAAGGCCGAACAGGACGCGCTCGTCCAGATGCTCGGAGCGATCGGGGCGGAAGCGGAATGGCTCGCCCGGGGCGACGATCCGCGTTTCATGAGCGAGATCGCGCTCAGGATGCAGGACTGA
- a CDS encoding 50S ribosomal protein L25/general stress protein Ctc, translated as MSDALTLPAETRDRAGKGASRALRREGRVPAVIYGGKEDATTIHLEEKELVRQLMTGHFMNSIVNIEVGGKPVRTIPKDVALHPVTDRPIHVDFLRLGKGAKIVVNVPVVFINEEASPGLKKGGVLNVVRHDLELDCEADKIPSEIEIDVTGKEVGDSIHISEVTLPDGATSAITDRDFTIATLVAPSALKRSEGEEGDDQTGEGMEAGETAATEQGPDDDAADEQEAKSE; from the coding sequence ATGAGCGACGCTCTGACCCTGCCGGCCGAGACGCGCGATCGGGCTGGCAAGGGAGCCTCCCGTGCACTGCGTCGCGAAGGCCGTGTCCCCGCCGTGATCTATGGCGGCAAGGAAGATGCAACCACCATCCATCTCGAGGAGAAGGAACTGGTCCGTCAGCTGATGACCGGCCACTTCATGAACTCGATCGTCAACATCGAGGTCGGCGGCAAGCCGGTGCGCACGATCCCCAAGGACGTCGCTCTGCACCCGGTCACCGACCGTCCGATCCACGTGGACTTCCTGCGCCTGGGCAAGGGCGCGAAAATCGTCGTCAACGTGCCGGTCGTCTTCATCAACGAAGAAGCCAGCCCCGGCCTCAAGAAGGGCGGCGTGCTCAACGTGGTCCGTCACGACCTGGAACTCGATTGCGAAGCGGACAAGATCCCCTCGGAAATCGAAATCGACGTCACCGGCAAGGAAGTCGGCGATTCGATCCACATCAGCGAAGTCACCCTGCCGGACGGTGCCACCAGCGCCATCACCGATCGCGACTTCACGATTGCGACCCTCGTCGCCCCGTCCGCGCTCAAGCGCAGCGAGGGTGAAGAAGGCGATGACCAGACCGGCGAAGGCATGGAAGCGGGCGAAACCGCTGCCACCGAGCAGGGTCCGGACGACGACGCTGCCGACGAGCAGGAAGCGAAGAGCGAGTAA